From the genome of Miscanthus floridulus cultivar M001 chromosome 10, ASM1932011v1, whole genome shotgun sequence, one region includes:
- the LOC136489477 gene encoding laccase-15-like, producing MHSMESWNLSPMAAAVTAVVFILIAMSTRASAALIEQTFVVSQMRMTHLCRETLVTVVNGQLPGPMIEATEGDSITVHVVNQSPHNMTIHWHGVKQQLNCWADGVPMITQCPILPNHNFTYRFDVAGQEGTLWWHAHVFSLRGTVHGALIIRPRHGGVDSYPFPKPHKEIPIVIGEWWEMDLEQMDRDFVHGFLDDQPSASTINGKLGDLFNCEGAVEDGYVLDMEPGKTYLLRVINAALFSEYYLRISGHKFTVVAGDANYVNPYSTDILAISPGETVDALVVADAPPDRSYYMVAKPILTPPPDPQIPAFATRATVLYKYSSNHNHSNGAAAALSSRRRRPRSDDAPVAPEMPDEFDMMTSFYFRGNLTSLRRRHAQHLPAVPAQVDERMFVTLGLGSVCRRRGQQSCKRGGSDETISVATMNNVSFELPDLKTSMLDAYYRNTSSMDDMVTVLPDGPPRMFNFTDSALMPTGPQEEELEPTARATVVRRFRHGAVVEVVFQSTAMWQGDSNPMHLHGHDMFVLAQGLGNYDAARDVARYNLVDPAVRNTVLVPRLGWVAVRFVADNPGMWFMHCHYDFHLSMGMAAVFIVEDEATADTSLPPPVASSRSHDNSLMPQEFFLKAK from the exons ATGCATTCTATGGAGAGCTGGAACCTCTCTCCTATGGCTGCAGCGGTCACTGCGGTCGTCTTCATCCTCATCGCCATGAGTACACGAGCATCCGCGGCACTCATCGAGCAAACCTTTGTG GTGAGCCAGATGAGGATGACACACCTGTGCAGGGAGACCCTGGTCACCGTGGTGAATGGGCAGTTGCCGGGGCCGATGATAGAAGCCACTGAAGGCGACTCAATAACAGTTCATGTTGTAAATCAGTCACCCCACAACATGACAATACATTG GCACGGAGTGAAGCAGCAGCTGAACTGCTGGGCCGACGGCGTGCCAATGATCACCCAATGCCCCATCCTGCCCAACCACAACTTCACCTACCGGTTCGACGTCGCCGGGCAGGAAGGAACGCTGTGGTGGCACGCTCATGTCTTCAGCCTCCGTGGTACCGTCCATGGAGCCCTCATCATCCGGCCAAGACATGGCGGCGTCGATTCATATCCCTTTCCGAAGCCTCATAAGGAGATCCCCATCGTGATAG GGGAGTGGTGGGAGATGGACCTTGAACAGATGGACAGGGATTTCGTTCATGGTTTCCTCGATGACCAGCCCAGTGCATCCACCATCAATGGCAAGCTTGGAGATCTCTTCAACTGTGAAGGAGCCGTGGAGGATGGGTATGTGCTGGACATGGAGCCTGGAAAGACATACCTACTACGAGTAATCAACGCCGCCCTCTTCTCCGAGTACTATCTCAGGATCTCCGGGCACAAGTTCACGGTGGTCGCCGGCGACGCCAACTACGTGAACCCCTACAGCACCGATATCCTCGCCATTTCGCCCGGCGAGACGGTGGACGCCTTGGTTGTGGCCGACGCGCCCCCTGACAGGTCCTACTACATGGTCGCCAAGCCCATCCTCACGCCGCCGCCGGACCCCCAGATCCCGGCGTTCGCCACAAGAGCGACGGTGCTGTACAAGTACAGCAGCAACCACAACCATAGCAATGGCGCGGCGGCCGCGCTgagctcacgtcgtcgtcgtccaagATCCGATGATGCTCCAGTGGCGCCCGAGATGCCCGACGAGTTCGACATGATGACGTCGTTCTACTTCCGCGGCAACCTGACCAGCTTGCGCCGGCGACACGCGCAGCACCTGCCGGCAGTACCGGCGCAGGTGGACGAGCGTATGTTCGTCACGCTCGGGCTCGGATCCGTCTGCCGGCGGCGAGGTCAGCAGTCCTGCAAGAGGGGGGGCAGCGACGAGACCATCAGCGTGGCGACCATGAACAACGTCTCCTTCGAGCTGCCTGATCTGAAGACATCAATGCTGGACGCGTACTACCGCAACACAAGCAGCATGGACGACATGGTGACCGTGCTTCCGGACGGGCCACCGAGGATGTTCAACTTCACCGACAGCGCCCTGATGCCGACGGGGCCCcaggaggaggagctggagccgACGGCCAGGGCTACGGTGGTGCGCCGGTTCCGGCACGGCGCCGTGGTGGAGGTGGTGTTCCAGAGCACGGCCATGTGGCAGGGTGACTCCAACCCGATGCACCTGCACGGGCACGACATGTTCGTGCTCGCCCAGGGGCTTGGGAACTACGACGCGGCGAGGGACGTGGCGAGGTACAACCTGGTGGATCCGGCGGTGAGGAACACCGTTCTCGTCCCCAGGCTCGGCTGGGTCGCCGTCAGATTTGTCGCCGACAATCCAG GGATGTGGTTCATGCATTGCCACTATGATTTCCATTTGTCCATGGGCATGGCTGCAGTGTTCATTGTAGAGGACGAGGCAACAGCTGACACTTCTCTCCCTCCACCAGTAGCATCATCACGTAGCCATGATAATAGTCTCATGCCTCAAGAATTCTTCCTCAAAGCTAAATAA